The genomic DNA ATTAAAGAAAGTCAAAAACAATGTAAATCTGGAGAAACGATTTCTATCAATGCAGGCGAAGCGGTTGCGTCGTGATGGCTATACACTTGTAGAAATGTTAGTTGTATTATCAATTATCATTGTTTTTCTATCCATTGTGATGACACATCCAAAATTTGATTTTTCTCATCTACAATGTCAATATGAGATTAAAAAGCTTACAAGCGAGATTGACTTCTATCAATCACAGGCAATCAAACATCATCAATCCATATTGATGCTTTTTCGCAAACAATACAATGACATTAAAATTGTTACTTCATATCCCCAAACAACACGCTTGCTTAAATTAAATCCCCTTAAATTAAAAACGAGTTCTAATCT from Staphylococcus schleiferi includes the following:
- the comGD gene encoding competence type IV pilus minor pilin ComGD, whose translation is MQAKRLRRDGYTLVEMLVVLSIIIVFLSIVMTHPKFDFSHLQCQYEIKKLTSEIDFYQSQAIKHHQSILMLFRKQYNDIKIVTSYPQTTRLLKLNPLKLKTSSNLPYLKFDEKGQISKFGTLYFEYQGQTIALIFHIEQGRYRIKYLK